One genomic region from Rhizomicrobium palustre encodes:
- a CDS encoding PP2C family protein-serine/threonine phosphatase, translating into MTNAKTNITTEATASQWIGRRQQQEDSLLLRATKRSAAIFLSDGMGGHRGGAIASKIICAELCKHLRRAEAWDKTAMRRAIDAAHTALSIKAAHTGLRDMGGTALAVRTDGQSLYWVSIGDSPLYLIHRGQLTRLNADHSCAPILDEMVRRGEMSEAAANADSRRSALRSVVSVQPIGLVDYGCRPALLEPGDIVIAASDGIATLEEDVVIQEAMASTTASHLCTDLLKGVKARNLPDQDNVSLGVIYVKRVRLWFG; encoded by the coding sequence ATGACAAATGCAAAAACCAATATCACGACCGAAGCCACAGCCTCGCAATGGATTGGCCGGCGGCAGCAGCAAGAAGACTCGCTTTTGCTGCGTGCAACTAAGCGTTCCGCCGCAATATTCCTATCGGATGGCATGGGCGGCCATCGGGGCGGCGCGATTGCCAGTAAAATTATCTGTGCCGAGCTTTGCAAACACCTGCGGCGCGCTGAGGCCTGGGATAAGACCGCGATGCGCCGAGCCATTGACGCCGCGCACACCGCCCTCTCTATCAAAGCCGCGCATACCGGATTGCGCGATATGGGAGGGACAGCCCTGGCCGTGCGAACCGACGGGCAGTCGCTCTATTGGGTTAGTATCGGCGACTCCCCACTTTATCTTATTCATCGTGGACAACTCACCCGCTTAAACGCAGATCACTCTTGCGCGCCGATCCTGGACGAGATGGTACGCCGAGGAGAAATGTCCGAAGCTGCGGCCAATGCCGATTCAAGGCGAAGTGCACTCCGAAGCGTGGTGTCTGTGCAGCCGATCGGGTTGGTGGATTACGGGTGCAGGCCAGCGCTTCTTGAACCCGGTGACATCGTGATCGCCGCGTCCGACGGTATCGCAACACTTGAAGAGGACGTCGTTATCCAGGAAGCCATGGCGAGCACCACGGCAAGCCATTTGTGCACCGACCTGCTTAAAGGGGTCAAAGCCAGGAACTTGCCCGATCAAGACAATGTTTCACTCGGCGTCATTTATGTGAAACGAGTGCGGCTATGGTTCGGGTAG
- a CDS encoding trypsin-like peptidase domain-containing protein → MVRHWMGSFCRASFCLGVAIFAVLGALGANNSLSLNAEAVATGADVNKGVVQVIVIASKAKNFRTVTGSGFLINANGVVITNRHVIADALIPSRAHIFVNPDGQLMNVVEDTWLHPNAEVVWTSESLDLAIIQTNGLHNVAPVVISTALPNPGDEVLAIGYPGDAERNDFKGYDIKSVATVTNGAFSRQILSTWDTGSRPLQIIQHSATLSPGDSGGPLLDSCRRVIGVNTQRNVSNQVLVRDGNGNLSQATSASPHINYASAISELLEILKQREVPVTSISAEPCRNGVVQSAAKVPAAPVQASAPAVAAELVKSSGGSSSNLLMIAGGVVVLLACGAFIALQRSRSSGAPQIVVTPAPAAPEPVSGSMHAKTRAIRAATIALGSTEGIPVVELVGSDDQVAIRILPGDLALGPVVIGREPPQEKFALSESSVSRQHFSLEFLDGKLFVSDENSLNGTSLDGLPLKAGAKAEVQSGQLITAGAIKLRVRLT, encoded by the coding sequence ATGGTTCGTCATTGGATGGGCAGCTTTTGCAGAGCCAGCTTTTGTCTGGGTGTCGCAATCTTCGCTGTCCTTGGGGCCCTTGGCGCAAATAATTCTCTGAGTTTGAACGCTGAAGCGGTTGCGACTGGAGCTGACGTCAATAAAGGCGTTGTCCAGGTCATCGTAATTGCGTCGAAAGCCAAGAATTTCAGGACGGTCACAGGTAGCGGCTTTTTGATCAACGCGAATGGTGTCGTGATCACCAACCGGCATGTGATCGCGGATGCGCTCATCCCGAGCCGAGCGCATATCTTCGTCAACCCCGATGGGCAGCTTATGAATGTCGTTGAAGACACATGGCTGCATCCCAATGCGGAGGTTGTGTGGACATCGGAAAGCCTGGATTTGGCGATCATCCAAACCAACGGCCTGCACAATGTTGCACCGGTGGTGATTAGCACAGCTTTGCCAAACCCGGGGGATGAAGTTCTGGCGATTGGCTATCCCGGCGATGCTGAGCGCAACGACTTCAAAGGGTATGATATCAAGTCCGTCGCTACGGTCACCAATGGCGCGTTTAGCCGCCAAATTCTATCCACTTGGGATACAGGATCACGGCCGCTCCAAATTATCCAGCACAGCGCAACCCTCAGCCCGGGCGATAGCGGCGGCCCGTTGCTGGATTCGTGTCGGCGCGTTATCGGCGTGAACACGCAGCGCAATGTGAGCAATCAGGTTCTCGTGCGTGATGGGAACGGCAATCTCTCACAAGCCACCTCAGCCTCACCCCATATCAATTATGCCTCGGCGATCAGCGAACTGCTGGAGATACTCAAGCAGCGCGAGGTGCCAGTAACCTCGATCTCTGCGGAACCGTGCAGAAATGGCGTGGTACAGAGCGCGGCCAAAGTGCCCGCTGCGCCCGTTCAGGCGAGCGCTCCCGCTGTAGCGGCTGAGCTGGTGAAATCGTCGGGCGGTTCCTCATCCAATCTCCTGATGATCGCTGGCGGCGTGGTGGTCTTGCTCGCTTGCGGCGCATTCATCGCCTTACAGCGCTCACGGTCTTCGGGGGCGCCGCAGATTGTCGTGACGCCCGCGCCGGCGGCACCGGAACCAGTCTCGGGTTCGATGCATGCGAAGACGCGTGCCATTCGCGCTGCCACGATTGCGCTTGGCAGCACCGAAGGCATTCCTGTGGTCGAGCTTGTGGGAAGCGACGATCAGGTCGCCATTCGCATCCTTCCTGGCGATCTGGCCTTGGGCCCGGTGGTGATTGGCCGTGAGCCGCCGCAGGAGAAATTCGCTTTGTCGGAAAGCAGTGTTTCCCGGCAACATTTCAGCCTGGAATTCCTCGACGGGAAACTTTTTGTCAGTGACGAAAACTCCCTGAACGGCACGTCGCTTGACGGACTTCCGCTGAAAGCGGGTGCAAAAGCAGAGGTACAATCGGGACAATTAATTACAGCTGGAGCGATAAAGCTCCGCGTCAGGCTGACTTAA
- a CDS encoding serine/threonine-protein kinase — translation MLKSLSPGAVVGEYRLERTLGGGGFGITYLAHDLKLDRQVAIKEYFPDRRVTRDPQGCVAPISDNAALLREFELGRETFLTEGRTLAKVDHPNTVRVITFLEDRNTAYLVMEYVEGLSLADYIEQQGVLNASQMLAILDPLSKGVKAVHDVGVLHCDIKPENILLRRDGSPVLIDFGAVRMITDSDHSLSATVVTPGYAAKELYSTSTQKGPYTDLYSLAAVAFSCLTGTAPPEATQRDAANFLPLSKEVRSKAPSHVIEAIEWGLAQDPAQRPSSIAAWRAVLLGDGKRARTTSRKASTALKLPSLSIQIHRPNLSVFPITIAAGAIVLLVGLILVGENVMDARPSQTAARPSLKPAETSVVDNSAAEKKDFLTAEEIGAPEAYAIYLRLHPNGSHRDLALARSSGLQ, via the coding sequence ATGCTCAAATCTTTATCTCCCGGCGCTGTTGTTGGGGAATACCGCCTTGAGCGCACACTCGGCGGCGGCGGATTTGGTATCACCTATCTTGCTCATGACTTAAAACTCGACAGACAAGTGGCAATTAAAGAGTACTTCCCGGATCGGCGGGTAACACGTGACCCTCAGGGCTGTGTTGCGCCAATATCCGATAATGCTGCTCTGCTTAGAGAATTCGAGCTTGGCCGCGAGACGTTTCTCACTGAGGGACGAACGCTGGCGAAGGTGGACCACCCGAATACGGTTCGCGTTATCACCTTTTTGGAAGACCGCAATACGGCCTATCTGGTGATGGAATATGTAGAAGGATTATCACTTGCTGATTATATCGAGCAGCAAGGCGTCCTGAATGCCAGCCAGATGTTGGCCATACTCGATCCCCTGAGCAAAGGGGTAAAGGCCGTACACGATGTCGGCGTCCTGCATTGCGATATCAAGCCAGAGAACATTCTTTTACGGCGAGATGGATCGCCAGTATTGATCGATTTTGGTGCCGTCCGAATGATCACCGACAGCGACCATTCCCTCTCTGCCACTGTCGTGACGCCGGGCTATGCTGCAAAAGAGCTGTACAGCACCTCAACCCAAAAAGGTCCGTATACAGACCTTTATTCACTAGCTGCCGTTGCATTCAGCTGCCTGACCGGCACCGCACCGCCGGAAGCGACACAGCGCGACGCCGCCAATTTCCTTCCCCTATCCAAGGAGGTTAGGTCCAAAGCGCCTAGCCACGTAATCGAGGCCATTGAATGGGGCCTGGCGCAAGATCCTGCGCAGCGCCCGAGTTCCATCGCAGCGTGGCGAGCCGTACTTCTGGGCGATGGAAAGCGCGCCCGCACAACATCGCGAAAAGCATCAACCGCTTTGAAGCTCCCTTCGCTGTCTATCCAAATACACAGGCCCAACTTATCCGTCTTCCCCATAACTATAGCGGCGGGTGCGATCGTATTGCTGGTGGGCCTCATCCTAGTCGGCGAAAACGTGATGGATGCAAGGCCCAGCCAGACAGCAGCGAGACCCTCCCTCAAACCTGCCGAAACATCTGTTGTGGATAATTCGGCCGCTGAAAAAAAAGACTTTTTAACTGCGGAAGAAATTGGTGCCCCTGAAGCCTACGCGATTTATCTGCGACTGCATCCCAACGGTAGCCACCGCGATCTCGCCCTGGCGCGGAGCTCTGGCCTGCAATGA
- the trpD gene encoding anthranilate phosphoribosyltransferase has product MTSFGTILKRVAAGEILDAETAAEAFHAILKGEAGDVQMGAFLAAIAVRKPAVDEVVGAVTAMRAAMTRVKAPADAMDLVGTGGDGLSTLNISSAASFVVAAAGVNVAKHGNRNMTSRSGAADVLEALGVKVEVTPEAATICIEETGLCFLFAQGFHPAMRYVTPVRRALGFRTIFNLIGPLSNPAGAKRQLLGVYARDLLEPVAKVLAAHGAEKAFVVHGAEGLDEISISGETYVTALENGETRSFVIVPEDAGLPRWPIEAVKGGDAPENAAALTRLLNGEKGAYRDIVLLNSAAALMVADKAGDLREGVDIAAKMIDSGAAKAVLQKLITVSNGCP; this is encoded by the coding sequence ATGACCAGCTTCGGCACGATTTTGAAGCGCGTCGCAGCGGGCGAAATTCTCGATGCGGAGACGGCGGCAGAAGCTTTTCACGCCATTCTCAAAGGCGAAGCGGGCGATGTGCAGATGGGGGCCTTCCTCGCCGCCATCGCGGTGCGCAAACCTGCCGTAGATGAAGTCGTCGGCGCCGTGACCGCGATGCGCGCGGCAATGACTCGCGTAAAGGCGCCCGCCGATGCGATGGATCTGGTCGGCACCGGTGGCGATGGGCTTTCCACGCTCAACATTTCCAGCGCCGCGAGTTTCGTGGTCGCCGCAGCGGGCGTGAACGTCGCCAAGCACGGCAACCGCAACATGACCTCGCGTTCCGGCGCCGCCGATGTGCTGGAAGCCTTGGGCGTGAAGGTGGAAGTGACGCCGGAAGCCGCCACCATCTGCATCGAAGAGACGGGCCTGTGCTTTCTCTTCGCGCAAGGCTTTCATCCGGCGATGCGCTATGTCACGCCGGTACGCCGCGCGCTTGGCTTTCGCACCATCTTCAATCTGATCGGCCCGCTTTCGAACCCCGCAGGCGCCAAGCGGCAATTGCTCGGCGTTTACGCGCGTGATCTTTTGGAGCCCGTCGCAAAAGTACTCGCCGCCCATGGTGCCGAAAAAGCCTTTGTGGTGCATGGCGCCGAAGGCCTGGATGAGATTTCGATTTCCGGCGAGACCTATGTCACCGCGCTGGAGAACGGCGAGACGCGCTCCTTTGTGATCGTGCCGGAAGATGCGGGCCTGCCGCGTTGGCCGATCGAAGCCGTCAAAGGCGGCGATGCGCCGGAGAATGCCGCCGCCCTCACCCGCCTCTTGAACGGTGAAAAAGGCGCTTACCGCGATATCGTGCTGCTCAACTCCGCTGCGGCCCTGATGGTGGCCGACAAGGCGGGCGATTTGCGCGAGGGCGTCGATATCGCTGCCAAAATGATCGACAGCGGCGCCGCCAAAGCGGTACTGCAAAAGCTCATCACAGTGTCCAACGGGTGCCCATGA
- a CDS encoding anthranilate synthase component II, whose amino-acid sequence MLLLIDNYDSFTYNLFHYLGQLGAEVEVKRNDELTVDEALSLKPEAVVLSPGPCTPNEAGICCGLIEKANGSLPILGVCLGHQSIGQVYGGKVVRAPEPMHGKLSHIRHTGKSVFKGLNNDFVATRYHSLTIAPESMPDCLEATAWSEDGVIQGVMHKTHPVHGVQFHPESIASENGHALLQNFLNLAKAA is encoded by the coding sequence TTGCTACTGCTTATCGATAACTACGACAGCTTCACCTATAACCTCTTCCACTACCTGGGGCAGCTTGGCGCCGAGGTGGAGGTCAAGCGCAATGACGAGCTTACGGTAGATGAGGCCCTGAGCCTGAAACCTGAAGCTGTGGTGCTGTCGCCCGGCCCCTGCACGCCCAATGAGGCGGGCATCTGCTGCGGCCTGATCGAAAAGGCCAATGGCAGCCTGCCGATCCTGGGCGTCTGCCTCGGCCATCAGTCGATTGGCCAAGTCTATGGCGGCAAAGTCGTGCGCGCGCCAGAGCCGATGCATGGCAAGCTCTCCCATATCCGCCACACGGGAAAAAGCGTCTTCAAGGGCCTCAACAACGATTTCGTGGCGACGCGCTATCACTCGCTCACCATCGCGCCGGAAAGCATGCCCGATTGCCTCGAAGCTACCGCTTGGTCGGAGGACGGCGTCATCCAAGGCGTGATGCACAAGACCCATCCCGTGCATGGCGTGCAGTTCCATCCCGAAAGTATTGCTTCCGAGAACGGCCATGCCCTGCTGCAAAACTTCTTGAATCTGGCGAAAGCGGCATGA
- a CDS encoding glycine zipper domain-containing protein: MLISAQTSPAFAQDTPEATQQGDDGSNECTAHKTTTGAVVGLLLGALIGGLAGGKNAAQNALIGGLAGASVGGLIGNSLDREDCERYRQSRLDALYSGQSTRWEGTKATGETQVLSEENQATTLDVAVDESKIEVMPDLIMVAGNYSVISDTIVRSGPEDKYRPVTALGKGDKIDVFGQAKDGKWYLVGVNGVSKGFVPPSALQSERKPVSRAAVVVAEAGTIKHRKLAATGICRTTQQTVSMRSGGDQREVTRSCMNPDGTWTTQKV, from the coding sequence ATGCTGATTTCGGCGCAGACAAGCCCTGCCTTTGCACAGGATACGCCGGAAGCAACGCAGCAGGGAGATGACGGCAGCAACGAATGCACCGCGCATAAGACAACGACTGGTGCTGTCGTCGGTCTGCTGCTTGGGGCACTGATTGGTGGGCTTGCCGGGGGCAAGAACGCCGCGCAGAACGCCTTGATTGGCGGCCTTGCCGGGGCATCGGTCGGTGGGCTGATCGGCAACAGCCTGGATCGTGAGGACTGCGAGCGCTATCGTCAATCGCGATTGGATGCTCTGTATTCCGGGCAATCCACCCGGTGGGAGGGCACAAAAGCTACCGGTGAAACGCAGGTCCTTTCTGAAGAAAATCAAGCCACGACGCTAGATGTTGCTGTCGACGAATCCAAGATCGAAGTAATGCCGGACCTCATCATGGTGGCCGGAAATTATTCGGTTATTTCGGACACGATTGTGCGCAGCGGACCCGAAGACAAGTACCGTCCGGTCACCGCGCTCGGCAAGGGCGACAAGATCGACGTTTTCGGCCAGGCAAAGGATGGCAAGTGGTACTTGGTCGGTGTGAACGGCGTCAGTAAGGGATTTGTACCGCCATCTGCTCTTCAGTCGGAGCGCAAGCCTGTCAGTAGGGCTGCCGTCGTGGTGGCGGAGGCGGGTACGATCAAGCATCGCAAGCTCGCGGCGACAGGAATTTGCCGGACGACGCAGCAAACCGTGTCGATGAGGTCTGGCGGAGATCAGAGAGAAGTGACCCGTTCCTGCATGAATCCCGATGGCACCTGGACCACGCAAAAGGTGTAG